In Luteibacter mycovicinus, a genomic segment contains:
- the mutY gene encoding A/G-specific adenine glycosylase: MNPFARELLRWYDHHGRKDLPWQHPRDAYRVWLSEIMLQQTQVITVIGYFQRFVERLPTLTSLAEADEDTVLALWSGLGYYRRARFLHRAAQLCVERHAGELPRDLDALIALPGIGRSTAGAILAQAYGLRFPILDGNVKRVLTRYHGIAGHPGESAVEKRLWIHADEHTPATRTADYTQAIMDLGATVCVRSKPACMLCPQAATCVAHRDGLTAVLPTAKPGKKVPTRALAMLLLRDAQGRVLLEKRGPQGVWSGLWSLPEAPDVDAAPTVALSLARVGSADPLPAFTHVFSHYRLDVSPILFDHAAPLTAVADRDDQRWCARDELTTLGLPAPVRTLLDNLPEISP, translated from the coding sequence GTGAATCCGTTCGCCCGTGAACTGCTGCGCTGGTACGACCACCACGGGCGCAAGGACCTGCCCTGGCAGCATCCGCGCGATGCTTACCGCGTGTGGCTGTCCGAGATCATGCTGCAGCAGACCCAGGTGATCACCGTCATCGGTTACTTCCAGCGGTTCGTCGAGCGGCTGCCTACGCTGACCTCACTTGCCGAAGCCGACGAGGACACCGTCCTCGCACTCTGGTCGGGGCTCGGCTACTACCGGCGAGCACGGTTTCTGCACCGTGCCGCGCAGCTGTGCGTCGAACGTCACGCCGGTGAGCTGCCGCGCGATCTCGATGCGCTGATCGCCCTGCCCGGCATCGGCCGCTCCACCGCCGGCGCGATCCTGGCGCAGGCCTATGGGCTGCGCTTCCCCATCCTCGATGGCAACGTCAAGCGCGTGCTGACCCGCTATCACGGCATCGCCGGGCACCCGGGCGAAAGCGCGGTCGAGAAGCGCCTGTGGATTCATGCGGATGAGCACACACCGGCGACCCGTACCGCCGACTACACGCAGGCGATCATGGATCTCGGCGCCACCGTCTGTGTGCGCAGCAAGCCGGCCTGCATGCTCTGCCCGCAGGCGGCCACCTGCGTCGCGCATCGTGACGGACTGACCGCCGTACTGCCCACCGCCAAGCCCGGCAAAAAGGTACCCACGCGCGCCCTAGCGATGCTGTTGTTGCGCGACGCGCAGGGCCGGGTGCTGCTGGAGAAGCGTGGCCCGCAGGGCGTGTGGTCCGGCCTGTGGAGTCTGCCCGAGGCACCCGATGTTGACGCCGCACCCACGGTCGCGCTCAGTCTGGCACGCGTCGGCTCCGCCGATCCCCTGCCCGCCTTTACCCACGTCTTCAGCCACTACCGGCTGGACGTTTCGCCCATCCTGTTCGACCATGCGGCCCCGCTGACGGCCGTCGCAGATCGCGACGATCAGCGCTGGTGCGCACGCGACGAGCTCACCACGCTCGGCCTGCCGGCGCCCGTCCGCACGCTGCTCGACAACCTTCCGGAGATATCCCCATGA
- a CDS encoding TMEM43 family protein encodes MKHTGMAWGTRLSGAVLLLVGLGLIAWNERRVMDYGAALARHGGSPVLDLGAEGRPAAGQFGALTRVSGMPKIMDAPRDREFNVRADSPVLIRHVEMYQWREITVGGNTHYEVDWVDRPIDATNFARPAGHVNPGAFPIQGRQFEAGEVKLGNFKLSAPILRAFPGQVDVTPDEKALPSNFAATFQRVGDALVTSAKPSNPRLGDLRITWQAVPLQAMTVLARIEGDTLVPGTPAREGDAGFDVQVGDRSLLDVMPALPEPPGAVLPVRIAAFLAASLGALLLAWTSRLRRDVLFAAGTGAVIIAAVAGAMWMAGDAMAASVWLLVAVLGAGLAIWRVQQRTSSASN; translated from the coding sequence GTGAAACACACCGGGATGGCCTGGGGAACGCGTCTGTCCGGTGCGGTCCTGCTTCTGGTCGGGCTCGGCCTGATCGCCTGGAACGAGCGCCGTGTGATGGATTACGGCGCCGCCCTGGCGCGTCACGGTGGCTCACCTGTGCTCGATCTCGGCGCCGAAGGCCGGCCCGCGGCGGGCCAGTTCGGTGCACTGACCCGCGTCAGTGGCATGCCGAAGATCATGGATGCGCCGCGCGACCGCGAATTCAACGTCCGCGCCGACTCGCCCGTCCTCATTCGCCATGTCGAGATGTACCAGTGGCGCGAGATCACCGTGGGCGGCAACACGCACTATGAGGTGGACTGGGTCGACCGGCCGATCGATGCGACGAATTTCGCCAGGCCCGCGGGCCACGTGAACCCGGGTGCGTTCCCGATCCAGGGACGGCAGTTCGAGGCCGGCGAGGTCAAGCTCGGTAACTTCAAGCTGTCGGCACCCATCCTGCGCGCGTTCCCGGGGCAGGTCGACGTCACGCCGGACGAAAAAGCGTTGCCCTCCAATTTCGCGGCGACCTTCCAGCGTGTCGGCGACGCGCTGGTGACCAGTGCGAAGCCGTCCAATCCGCGCCTGGGCGACCTCCGCATCACATGGCAGGCCGTGCCGTTGCAGGCGATGACCGTACTTGCCCGGATCGAGGGCGACACGCTGGTGCCGGGCACGCCCGCGCGCGAGGGCGACGCCGGTTTCGATGTGCAGGTAGGCGACCGTAGCTTGCTGGACGTCATGCCCGCGCTCCCCGAACCTCCGGGCGCGGTGTTGCCGGTGCGCATCGCGGCGTTCCTTGCCGCTTCGCTGGGTGCGCTTTTGCTCGCCTGGACCAGCCGCCTGCGGCGCGACGTTCTCTTCGCCGCCGGCACCGGCGCGGTCATCATCGCGGCGGTCGCCGGGGCGATGTGGATGGCTGGCGACGCGATGGCGGCAAGCGTATGGTTGCTCGTCGCTGTGCTGGGGGCAGGCCTGGCCATCTGGCGCGTGCAGCAACGAACTTCATCGGCATCGAACTGA
- a CDS encoding RHS repeat-associated core domain-containing protein produces the protein MKGASRFQRWWGTLALIFLIATQANAAGQTETVTYYYTDPNGTVLATSDAAGNVARAIDYRPYGTQALGTPSPGPGYTGHVNDPDSGLVYMQARYYDPSIGRFLSTDPARTGEGSLDQFNRFAYAKNNPVSNIDPDGRQTVPRDAYSQYWSSAPANDLFTQQNGNAAFVVSMITQSDVLDVAPAGSGSGAVASSGFPGEFLAAGALTRGAGMLASATRSALAGGSEVAALPRMRLTDVTAKGARMQNYAMNWTKGQFEGHLQANGYTSRAAGPVTLWSDRSGVKVFTTRDFSKSGGPTGELFHSGQDSPVAKFRFDQNPGP, from the coding sequence ATGAAAGGCGCGTCCAGATTCCAACGCTGGTGGGGCACCCTCGCACTTATTTTTCTTATCGCCACCCAAGCCAATGCGGCAGGGCAAACCGAGACCGTAACTTACTACTACACCGACCCCAATGGTACGGTGCTTGCCACATCGGATGCGGCCGGAAATGTCGCCCGCGCGATCGATTACCGCCCCTACGGCACGCAGGCGCTCGGGACTCCTTCACCGGGTCCTGGTTACACGGGCCACGTTAATGACCCGGATTCCGGGCTTGTCTACATGCAAGCCCGGTACTACGACCCGTCCATTGGGCGGTTTCTGAGTACGGACCCGGCGAGAACCGGTGAAGGCAGCCTCGACCAGTTCAACCGCTTCGCTTATGCCAAAAACAATCCGGTATCAAACATTGACCCGGACGGCCGACAGACGGTGCCGAGGGATGCGTATTCGCAATATTGGTCCTCCGCACCAGCGAATGACCTGTTTACGCAGCAAAATGGCAACGCCGCGTTTGTCGTGTCGATGATAACGCAGTCGGATGTTTTGGATGTTGCGCCAGCCGGAAGCGGAAGCGGTGCAGTCGCCTCCAGCGGGTTCCCCGGAGAATTCCTTGCTGCCGGGGCGCTGACGAGGGGAGCCGGCATGCTGGCGTCTGCGACGCGGAGCGCGTTGGCAGGTGGGTCGGAAGTGGCAGCCCTTCCGCGCATGAGGCTGACGGACGTCACAGCAAAGGGGGCCCGCATGCAAAACTACGCGATGAACTGGACGAAGGGGCAATTCGAGGGCCATTTGCAGGCCAACGGATATACTTCCAGGGCCGCTGGTCCCGTGACATTGTGGTCGGACAGGAGCGGGGTCAAAGTTTTCACAACGCGCGACTTTTCAAAGAGCGGTGGTCCCACGGGCGAGCTCTTTCACAGCGGACAGGACTCTCCCGTCGCAAAATTTCGTTTCGATCAAAACCCGGGGCCGTGA
- a CDS encoding oxidative damage protection protein: protein MTRMVHCVKLGRDAEGLDFAPWPGDLGKRVYDSVSKEAWAQWLSHQTMLINEMRLSPLDPKTRTFLSGEMEKYFFGGDVVQPAGYVPPEQEA from the coding sequence ATGACGCGCATGGTCCACTGCGTAAAGCTCGGCCGCGACGCCGAAGGCCTCGACTTCGCCCCCTGGCCCGGCGACCTGGGCAAACGCGTCTACGACAGCGTCTCGAAAGAAGCGTGGGCCCAGTGGCTGTCCCACCAGACCATGCTGATCAACGAGATGCGCCTGTCGCCCCTCGACCCGAAGACGCGCACGTTCCTCAGCGGCGAAATGGAGAAGTATTTCTTCGGCGGCGATGTGGTTCAGCCCGCCGGTTACGTCCCGCCTGAACAAGAGGCTTGA
- the ftsY gene encoding signal recognition particle-docking protein FtsY encodes MLKFWKKKPAEPATTEAPVTDERVDRAADPAATDLGSLVAEALAETSAPEPEAPEVEPEAEDTLVAEAAHEATPAPEASAKRSWRDRLSGSGFARSLGALFVRHPKLDDDLLDELETALITADVGVEASTQLVEGLRKRMHKREFADAGAMLKVLRDELVALLKPVEKPLDVSTHSPFVILTVGINGVGKTTTIGKLARRYVDEGRGVMLAAGDTFRAAAVEQLKTWGERNKVPVVSQGQDADSASVIFDALQAARSRGTQVLIADTAGRLHTQGGLMDELGKIVRVMKKLDAAAPHEVLMVIDGTTGQNAISQLRQFRDTAGVTGLVVTKLDGTAKGGVMFALAREFSLPIRYVGLGETATDLRVFDAAAFVDGLLPANLGG; translated from the coding sequence ATGCTCAAGTTCTGGAAGAAGAAGCCCGCCGAACCGGCGACGACCGAGGCCCCGGTTACGGACGAGCGCGTCGATCGCGCCGCCGACCCAGCCGCCACCGACCTGGGCAGCCTGGTCGCCGAGGCACTGGCGGAAACGTCAGCCCCCGAGCCCGAGGCTCCCGAGGTCGAGCCCGAGGCGGAAGACACCCTCGTGGCCGAGGCCGCGCATGAGGCCACACCCGCGCCCGAGGCGTCCGCAAAGCGCAGCTGGCGCGACCGGCTGTCCGGCAGTGGTTTCGCCAGGAGCCTGGGCGCGCTGTTTGTCCGCCACCCCAAGCTCGACGACGACCTGCTCGACGAGCTGGAAACCGCCCTGATCACCGCCGATGTCGGCGTCGAAGCCAGCACCCAGCTGGTCGAGGGCCTGCGCAAACGCATGCACAAGCGCGAGTTCGCCGACGCCGGCGCGATGCTCAAGGTGCTGCGCGACGAACTGGTCGCGCTGCTCAAGCCGGTGGAAAAGCCGCTCGACGTCTCGACGCACAGCCCGTTCGTCATCCTCACCGTCGGCATCAACGGTGTGGGCAAGACCACGACCATCGGCAAGCTCGCGCGCCGCTACGTCGACGAAGGCCGCGGCGTAATGCTCGCGGCGGGCGACACCTTCCGCGCCGCCGCCGTCGAACAGCTGAAAACCTGGGGCGAGCGCAACAAGGTCCCGGTCGTCTCGCAGGGCCAGGACGCCGACTCCGCCAGCGTCATCTTCGATGCCCTGCAGGCGGCGCGCTCGCGCGGCACGCAGGTGCTTATCGCCGACACCGCCGGTCGTCTGCACACGCAGGGCGGGCTGATGGATGAACTGGGCAAGATCGTCCGCGTTATGAAGAAGCTCGACGCCGCTGCGCCACATGAAGTCCTCATGGTGATCGACGGCACCACCGGTCAGAACGCCATCAGCCAGCTCCGCCAGTTCCGCGATACGGCGGGTGTCACGGGACTCGTGGTGACCAAGCTCGACGGTACCGCCAAGGGCGGCGTGATGTTCGCTCTCGCCCGCGAGTTCAGCCTGCCGATCCGCTACGTCGGACTGGGCGAAACCGCGACCGATCTGCGCGTGTTCGACGCCGCCGCTTTCGTGGACGGCCTGCTCCCTGCCAACCTTGGCGGCTGA
- the rsmD gene encoding 16S rRNA (guanine(966)-N(2))-methyltransferase RsmD, translated as MTASGRIRVIGGNLRNSRLDVPDLPGLRPTAERVRETLFNWLQPVVAGSRCLDAFAGTGALGIEALSRGAGSVTFVEREPPLAAALKANLSRLKTDGEVVGDDAARWLKGSGKPFDLVFLDPPFALDAWAGIAAQLESGGWLTPTAWIYVESPRGAVFTLPPTWLAHRQGQAGEVTYTLYRRAPADPLS; from the coding sequence ATGACCGCCTCCGGCCGCATCCGCGTCATCGGCGGAAACCTGCGCAACTCCCGGCTCGACGTGCCCGATCTGCCGGGGCTGCGGCCCACGGCCGAGCGCGTGCGGGAAACCCTGTTCAACTGGCTGCAGCCGGTGGTGGCGGGCTCCCGCTGCCTCGACGCCTTCGCCGGCACCGGTGCCCTCGGCATCGAGGCCCTGTCGCGCGGCGCGGGCAGCGTCACCTTCGTCGAGCGGGAGCCCCCGCTGGCGGCGGCGCTCAAGGCGAACCTGTCGCGGCTGAAGACCGACGGAGAGGTGGTCGGCGATGACGCGGCTCGCTGGCTGAAGGGGTCCGGCAAGCCGTTCGATCTGGTTTTTCTCGATCCGCCTTTCGCGCTGGATGCCTGGGCCGGGATCGCCGCACAGCTCGAAAGCGGGGGCTGGCTGACGCCGACGGCCTGGATCTACGTGGAGTCGCCGCGTGGCGCGGTCTTCACCTTGCCTCCGACCTGGCTCGCGCACCGGCAGGGACAGGCGGGAGAGGTGACGTACACCCTCTATCGCCGCGCCCCGGCCGATCCGCTAAGCTAG
- a CDS encoding TonB-dependent receptor — MQHQIIRRRGGLRPSALALALALGVGATAPAFAQSTTGDIFGQVPAAAGETVSVTGSTGFTREVPVDAQGRYRIGNLPLGLYTVSLKRDGAVVDSRKDVALKVGGATDVSFQAPATAASAQALDSVTVTANSLPPIDTTAVDSRTVVTAQTLARLPLGRNAEAIALLAPGAVPGSSNLGNGRYRTVSFGGSGASENAYYVNGYNSSDPYRNLGGVGLPYGAIDQQEVYTGGYSAKYGRSDGGVISQVGKRGTNDWHFGAQVLWEPKFASSTPGSIYYSNKALPAGYGYADDTLPGSIYRNRQDNTKWTTTYSAYVGGPLIKDKLFFFVAAEAEKSEGTSTASVEANPVANNHYTYNLPKYYAKLDWNINDSNILELTGIHSTDEQRGKYYGYDYDTRTVGGPLGSDADTSKITTKYAIAKYTSYITDDITLTATYGKGWTDDYLQNPTPGLAQQPYIDSPYLQNPALNGGTPITNLNSSSTAQDPNAGSKTHGLRLDLEWQVGDHHLAGGIDNMSYDASNEGSSTSGPGYYLRYRKVAAGNENIPISTSLGVGAPGGDGYYVTQRVFSTVTSMSVDQRAQYLEDRWQVTDRWLLSLGVRNDRFKNFNDKNRPYVNNAAQWAPRLGASWDVYGDSSLKLYANFGRYYLALPNNVAVRGASPSTYTDIYYTYTGIDQLGRPTGLTEISPGAVSSDGEYGQAVDPIAVSARDLKSQYQDEGIIGFDKTLGDGWVTGAKVTLRRLRTAIDDVCDTGLLADKITAQGGDPNSVVIPGCVIFNPGSSNTFSLANVDGSGRTEVKMSKDDWGFSTGAKRAYYALDMYLEHPFDGKWQGRLDYTFSRSYGNTEGQTKSDIGQTDISKTEDWDSAELMRYANGLLSNDRTHQIKAYGAYQLTPEWLVSGNLRLASGAPKSCLGYEDGEEDPDPIGYGSAYHNCNGQPSHPGEKRNPWYRQVDLAVTYRPGYFDGKMAFGLSVFNVTNERKPLNSFSTYESAPTTVNNNYDLGQYYQTPRYARLTATYDF, encoded by the coding sequence ATGCAGCACCAGATCATCCGCCGTCGCGGAGGCCTTCGGCCGTCCGCGCTGGCGCTAGCGCTCGCCCTTGGCGTGGGTGCGACCGCACCGGCGTTTGCACAGTCCACGACCGGTGACATCTTCGGTCAGGTACCCGCGGCCGCAGGCGAAACCGTATCGGTCACCGGCAGCACGGGTTTTACACGCGAAGTGCCGGTCGACGCACAGGGCCGGTATCGCATCGGCAACCTTCCCCTCGGGTTGTACACCGTCAGCCTCAAGCGCGATGGCGCCGTCGTCGATTCGCGCAAAGATGTTGCGCTGAAGGTCGGTGGCGCCACCGATGTGTCGTTCCAGGCCCCGGCCACCGCAGCCAGCGCTCAGGCACTGGACTCGGTGACGGTAACGGCCAACAGCCTGCCGCCCATCGACACCACCGCGGTCGATTCGCGCACCGTCGTCACCGCGCAGACGCTGGCGCGTCTTCCGCTGGGACGCAATGCCGAGGCGATCGCCCTGCTGGCGCCGGGTGCCGTCCCGGGCTCGAGCAACCTGGGTAACGGTCGCTACCGCACCGTGTCGTTCGGCGGCTCCGGTGCCTCCGAGAACGCCTACTACGTCAACGGCTACAACTCGTCCGACCCGTACCGCAACCTTGGCGGCGTCGGTCTGCCGTACGGCGCGATCGATCAGCAGGAAGTCTATACGGGCGGTTACAGCGCCAAGTACGGTCGCTCGGATGGCGGCGTCATCAGCCAGGTCGGCAAGCGCGGTACCAACGACTGGCACTTCGGTGCACAGGTGCTGTGGGAGCCGAAGTTCGCCTCGTCGACGCCGGGCAGCATCTATTACTCGAACAAAGCCCTCCCGGCCGGTTACGGCTACGCCGACGACACCCTTCCGGGCTCGATCTACCGCAATCGTCAGGACAACACCAAGTGGACGACCACGTACAGCGCGTACGTCGGTGGTCCGCTGATCAAGGACAAGCTGTTCTTCTTCGTCGCCGCGGAAGCCGAGAAGTCCGAAGGCACGAGCACGGCGTCGGTCGAAGCCAACCCGGTGGCCAACAACCACTACACGTACAACCTGCCGAAGTACTACGCCAAGCTCGACTGGAACATCAACGACTCGAACATCCTCGAGTTGACGGGTATCCATTCCACCGATGAGCAGCGCGGCAAGTATTACGGCTACGACTACGACACGCGCACCGTGGGTGGCCCGCTCGGTTCGGATGCCGACACCAGCAAGATCACCACGAAGTACGCCATCGCCAAGTACACCAGCTACATCACCGACGACATCACGCTGACCGCGACCTACGGCAAGGGCTGGACCGACGACTATCTGCAGAACCCGACACCGGGCCTTGCGCAGCAGCCGTATATCGACAGCCCGTACCTGCAGAACCCGGCTCTGAACGGCGGCACGCCGATCACCAATCTCAACTCGTCGTCGACCGCGCAGGATCCGAACGCCGGCAGCAAGACGCACGGCCTTCGCCTCGACCTCGAGTGGCAGGTCGGCGATCACCACCTCGCCGGCGGTATCGACAACATGAGCTACGACGCGAGCAACGAAGGCTCGTCGACCAGCGGTCCGGGTTACTACCTGCGCTATCGCAAGGTGGCGGCTGGCAACGAGAACATTCCGATCAGCACGTCGCTCGGCGTCGGCGCTCCGGGTGGTGACGGCTACTACGTCACCCAGCGAGTGTTCAGCACCGTCACCAGCATGTCCGTGGACCAGAGGGCTCAGTACCTGGAAGACCGCTGGCAGGTGACCGACCGCTGGCTGCTTAGCCTCGGCGTACGCAACGACCGCTTCAAGAACTTCAACGACAAGAACCGTCCGTACGTCAACAATGCGGCGCAGTGGGCACCGCGTCTGGGCGCCAGCTGGGACGTCTACGGCGACTCGTCGCTGAAGCTGTACGCCAACTTCGGCCGCTACTACCTCGCGCTGCCGAACAACGTGGCCGTGCGCGGTGCCTCGCCCTCGACCTATACCGACATCTACTACACCTACACCGGCATCGATCAGCTCGGTCGTCCCACGGGTCTGACCGAGATCTCGCCGGGCGCCGTGTCGTCGGACGGCGAGTACGGTCAGGCGGTCGACCCGATCGCGGTCAGCGCGCGTGACCTGAAATCGCAGTATCAGGACGAAGGCATCATCGGCTTCGACAAGACCCTGGGTGACGGCTGGGTCACCGGTGCCAAGGTGACGTTGCGCAGGCTGCGTACCGCCATCGACGACGTCTGCGACACCGGCCTGCTGGCAGACAAGATCACCGCGCAGGGTGGCGATCCCAACTCCGTGGTCATTCCTGGCTGCGTGATCTTCAACCCGGGCTCATCCAACACCTTCAGCCTCGCCAACGTCGACGGTTCGGGTCGCACCGAAGTCAAGATGAGCAAGGACGACTGGGGCTTCTCCACCGGCGCCAAGCGTGCCTACTACGCGCTCGACATGTACCTGGAGCACCCGTTCGACGGTAAGTGGCAGGGGCGCCTGGACTACACGTTCTCGCGCAGCTACGGCAACACCGAAGGCCAGACCAAGTCCGACATCGGCCAGACCGATATCTCGAAGACGGAAGACTGGGATTCGGCTGAGCTGATGCGTTACGCCAATGGTCTGCTGTCGAATGACCGTACCCATCAGATCAAGGCTTACGGCGCGTATCAGCTGACGCCGGAATGGCTGGTCTCGGGCAACCTCCGTCTCGCCTCCGGTGCGCCGAAGTCGTGCCTCGGTTATGAAGACGGTGAGGAAGATCCGGATCCGATCGGCTACGGCTCGGCTTATCACAACTGCAACGGTCAGCCGTCGCATCCGGGTGAGAAGCGCAACCCGTGGTACCGCCAGGTCGATCTGGCCGTTACCTATCGTCCGGGCTACTTCGACGGCAAGATGGCTTTCGGCCTGAGCGTGTTCAACGTGACCAACGAACGCAAGCCGTTGAACAGCTTCTCCACGTACGAGTCGGCACCGACCACGGTCAACAACAACTACGACCTGGGTCAGTACTACCAGACGCCGCGCTATGCCCGCCTCACGGCGACATACGACTTCTGA
- a CDS encoding YfhL family 4Fe-4S dicluster ferredoxin, with protein sequence MSLIILDTCVNCDVCEPVCPNKAISLGEQYYVIDPALCTECVGHFDNPQCVEVCPVECIPHDPDRVETHDQLMLKYEHLMARAAS encoded by the coding sequence ATGTCCCTGATCATCCTCGACACCTGTGTCAACTGCGACGTCTGCGAACCGGTGTGCCCGAACAAGGCCATTTCGCTCGGCGAGCAGTACTACGTGATCGATCCCGCCCTGTGCACCGAGTGTGTCGGCCATTTCGACAACCCGCAGTGCGTGGAGGTCTGCCCGGTGGAGTGCATCCCGCACGATCCCGACCGCGTGGAAACGCACGATCAGCTGATGCTGAAGTACGAGCATCTGATGGCCCGCGCGGCCTCGTAA
- the coaD gene encoding pantetheine-phosphate adenylyltransferase, which produces MTHPPANPRLAVYPGTFDPITNGHADLVSRAAPLFDRIVVAVAESRNKGPGFSLGERIALARLALADLPNVEVRGFDCLLAHFVTEIGAGVILRGLRAVSDFEYEFQLASMNRHLIPQAETLFLTPAEQYSFISSSLVREIGRLGGDISGFVHPAVQQAMRQRWRNS; this is translated from the coding sequence ATGACTCATCCGCCGGCCAATCCCCGACTTGCCGTTTATCCGGGCACGTTCGATCCCATCACGAACGGTCACGCCGACCTCGTGTCGCGTGCCGCGCCGCTGTTCGACCGGATCGTGGTCGCGGTGGCGGAGAGTCGTAACAAGGGCCCCGGTTTCAGCCTGGGCGAGCGCATCGCGCTGGCCCGTCTGGCGCTGGCCGACCTGCCGAACGTGGAGGTGCGCGGTTTCGACTGCCTGCTCGCCCACTTCGTGACGGAAATCGGCGCGGGTGTGATCCTTCGCGGTCTGCGCGCCGTGTCGGACTTCGAATACGAATTCCAGCTCGCCAGCATGAACCGTCACCTGATTCCTCAGGCCGAGACGCTGTTCCTGACCCCGGCGGAGCAATACAGCTTTATCTCTTCCTCGCTCGTGCGTGAAATCGGTCGCCTGGGTGGCGATATCTCCGGCTTCGTGCATCCGGCGGTGCAGCAGGCCATGCGCCAACGCTGGCGCAACTCTTGA
- the ggt gene encoding gamma-glutamyltransferase, giving the protein MVHAPSWRVLAASLVVVFSAGALNAQNAPAASGGPGHAAIASANFMATNAGFEVLGKGGNAFDAAVAVSSTLAVVEQQSSGIGGGFMALLHRASDNRDVFIDARETAPKAVDMKVYVGKDGKPNRDTSTNGPLSSGIPGEPAGIVWMAEHYGKLPLSVSLAPAIRIAKEGFQPDSRFLGTIEDRKDVLARYPASSAIFLPGGKVPSPGWTLRQPDLAKTLERIAARGHDGFYKGETAKLMVSASRAAGGNWTAADLDGYKVKEREPLSVDYKGYRIVTAPPPSSGGVAIAEVLNILSGFDLSKADLAHSTHLTIEAMRRAFRDHNEYLGDPDFVKMPLDMLLSKYYADGLRATISPDKATPSDLLPTSMAPEPGMHTTHFSVIDADGNMVASTLTVNLEFGSAFVAKGTGVVLNDEMDDFALVPGQPNAFGLRGALANAPEPGKRMLSSMSPSFVFGADRTAVLGSPGGSTIITQVLEGILAFIDGKSASEITAQKRYHHQYLPDRVDVEAGVFDDATARALTDMGHVLKNRSPWGFMNVVTWDHRTGKLDAASDPRRPSGLGKVQ; this is encoded by the coding sequence ATGGTCCATGCCCCGTCGTGGCGCGTGCTCGCCGCGAGCCTTGTCGTTGTCTTCAGTGCCGGCGCGCTCAACGCGCAGAACGCCCCGGCCGCTTCCGGTGGCCCCGGACACGCCGCCATCGCCAGTGCCAATTTCATGGCGACCAACGCGGGCTTCGAGGTCCTGGGCAAGGGCGGTAACGCTTTCGACGCCGCGGTGGCCGTGTCGTCCACGCTCGCCGTGGTCGAGCAGCAGAGTTCAGGCATCGGCGGTGGCTTCATGGCCCTGCTGCATCGTGCATCGGACAACCGCGATGTCTTCATCGACGCGCGCGAAACCGCGCCGAAGGCCGTCGACATGAAGGTCTACGTCGGCAAGGACGGCAAGCCCAACCGCGACACGTCGACCAACGGCCCGCTCTCGTCCGGCATTCCCGGCGAGCCCGCCGGTATCGTCTGGATGGCGGAGCATTACGGCAAACTGCCTTTGTCGGTATCGCTGGCGCCTGCCATCCGCATCGCGAAAGAGGGCTTTCAGCCCGATTCGCGGTTTCTCGGCACCATCGAGGATCGCAAGGACGTGCTGGCGCGCTATCCCGCCTCGTCGGCCATCTTCCTGCCCGGCGGCAAGGTCCCGTCTCCCGGTTGGACGCTGCGCCAGCCCGACCTGGCGAAGACGCTGGAACGCATCGCCGCCAGGGGCCACGACGGCTTTTACAAAGGCGAGACCGCGAAGCTGATGGTTTCGGCATCGCGTGCCGCCGGCGGTAACTGGACCGCGGCCGATCTGGATGGCTACAAGGTCAAGGAGCGCGAGCCGCTCAGCGTCGACTACAAGGGCTATCGCATCGTTACCGCGCCACCGCCATCGTCGGGAGGTGTCGCGATCGCCGAGGTGCTGAACATCCTCTCCGGCTTCGACCTGAGCAAGGCGGACCTGGCTCATTCGACGCATCTCACCATCGAGGCCATGCGTCGGGCGTTCCGCGATCACAACGAATACCTGGGTGACCCGGACTTCGTGAAGATGCCGCTCGACATGCTTCTGTCGAAGTACTACGCGGACGGCCTGCGCGCGACGATCTCACCCGACAAGGCCACCCCGTCGGATCTGCTGCCCACCTCGATGGCGCCCGAGCCGGGCATGCACACCACGCATTTCTCGGTGATCGACGCGGACGGCAACATGGTGGCGTCCACCCTGACGGTGAACCTCGAGTTCGGTTCGGCCTTCGTGGCGAAGGGTACCGGCGTAGTGCTCAACGACGAGATGGATGACTTCGCCCTGGTGCCGGGACAGCCGAATGCGTTTGGCCTGCGTGGGGCGCTGGCCAATGCGCCGGAGCCGGGCAAGCGCATGCTTTCATCGATGTCGCCGAGCTTCGTGTTCGGTGCGGATCGCACGGCGGTGCTCGGTTCGCCGGGTGGTTCGACCATCATCACGCAGGTGCTCGAGGGCATCCTCGCCTTTATCGATGGCAAGAGCGCCTCGGAAATCACCGCGCAGAAGCGTTACCACCACCAGTACCTGCCGGACCGCGTCGACGTGGAAGCCGGCGTCTTCGACGATGCCACGGCCAGGGCGCTGACCGACATGGGCCACGTGTTGAAGAATCGCTCGCCGTGGGGTTTCATGAACGTCGTCACCTGGGATCACCGTACCGGTAAGCTTGACGCCGCCAGCGATCCGCGTCGTCCGTCCGGTCTCGGCAAGGTGCAGTAA